A single region of the Streptococcus sanguinis genome encodes:
- the parE gene encoding DNA topoisomerase IV subunit B, with protein MAKKEININNYNDDAIQVLEGLDAVRKRPGMYIGSTDGAGLHHLVWEIVDNAVDEALSGFGDRIDVTINKDGSLTVADHGRGMPVGKHAMGIPTVEVIFTVLHAGGKFGQGGYKTSGGLHGVGSSVVNALSSWLEVEITRDGTVYKQRFENGGKPVTTLKKIGTAPKSKSGTKVTFMPDDTIFSTTDFKYNTIAERLKESAFLLKNVRLSLTDERTDEEVEFHYENGVEDFVSYLNEDKETLTPVLYFEGEESGFQVQVALQYNDGYADNILSFVNNVRTKDGGTHETGLKTAITKAMNDYARKTGLLKEKDKNLEGSDYREGLAAVLSILVPEAHLQFEGQTKDKLGSPLARPAVDSIVSDKLTFFLLENGELASNLIRKAIKARDAREAARKARDESRNGKKNKKDKGLLSGKLTPAQSKNPAKNELYLVEGDSAGGSAKQGRDRKFQAILPLRGKVINTAKAKMADILKNEEINTMIYTIGAGVGSDFTLEDANYDKIIIMTDADTDGAHIQTLLLTFFYRYMRPLVEAGRVYIALPPLYKMSKGKGKSEVVEYAWTDGELDDLRRKFGKGAMLQRYKGLGEMNADQLWETTMNPDTRTLIRVTIEDLARAERRVNVLMGDKVEPRRKWIEDNVKFTLEEVTVF; from the coding sequence GTGGCAAAAAAGGAAATCAATATTAACAATTATAATGACGATGCCATTCAGGTATTAGAAGGGTTGGATGCCGTCCGCAAGCGTCCAGGGATGTATATCGGATCGACCGACGGAGCTGGACTCCACCATCTGGTCTGGGAGATTGTGGACAATGCTGTTGATGAGGCCCTGTCAGGCTTCGGCGACCGGATCGATGTGACGATCAACAAGGACGGCAGTTTGACCGTCGCAGACCACGGACGCGGGATGCCAGTCGGCAAGCACGCTATGGGTATTCCTACGGTTGAAGTCATCTTCACCGTTCTCCACGCCGGTGGTAAGTTCGGCCAAGGTGGCTATAAGACCTCAGGTGGTCTCCACGGTGTAGGTTCCTCTGTTGTCAACGCCCTGTCCAGCTGGCTGGAAGTGGAAATCACGCGGGATGGGACTGTTTACAAGCAGCGCTTTGAAAATGGTGGGAAACCAGTCACTACGCTCAAGAAAATCGGCACTGCACCTAAGTCTAAGTCTGGGACCAAAGTGACCTTCATGCCGGATGATACGATTTTTTCAACGACAGACTTCAAGTACAACACCATTGCGGAGCGGCTTAAGGAATCAGCCTTCCTGCTCAAGAACGTCCGCCTATCGCTGACTGATGAGCGGACTGACGAAGAAGTAGAATTTCACTATGAAAACGGAGTTGAAGACTTTGTCAGCTACCTCAATGAAGACAAGGAAACCCTGACCCCTGTCCTCTATTTCGAGGGCGAAGAGAGCGGCTTCCAAGTTCAGGTGGCCCTTCAGTACAACGACGGCTACGCCGATAATATCCTATCCTTTGTCAATAATGTTCGCACCAAGGACGGCGGGACTCACGAGACGGGACTCAAGACCGCTATTACCAAGGCCATGAACGACTATGCCAGAAAGACCGGCCTGCTCAAGGAAAAGGACAAGAATCTAGAAGGATCGGACTACCGCGAAGGTTTGGCTGCTGTCCTGTCCATCCTGGTCCCTGAGGCGCACCTGCAGTTTGAGGGTCAGACCAAGGACAAGCTGGGCAGTCCTTTGGCTCGTCCGGCCGTGGACTCCATCGTCTCTGACAAGCTGACTTTCTTCCTCTTGGAAAATGGTGAGCTAGCTTCCAATCTCATCCGCAAAGCTATCAAGGCTAGAGATGCCAGGGAAGCAGCCCGTAAAGCACGTGACGAAAGCCGGAATGGCAAGAAGAATAAAAAAGACAAGGGCTTGCTCTCTGGTAAGCTGACTCCAGCCCAATCCAAGAATCCAGCCAAGAACGAACTCTATCTGGTCGAGGGAGACTCTGCCGGTGGTTCTGCCAAGCAAGGCCGTGACCGTAAGTTCCAAGCCATCCTGCCTCTGCGCGGTAAGGTTATCAATACTGCTAAGGCTAAGATGGCCGACATTCTCAAGAACGAAGAAATCAACACCATGATCTACACGATTGGAGCAGGTGTTGGGTCAGACTTTACCCTTGAGGATGCCAACTATGACAAGATCATCATCATGACCGATGCGGACACCGACGGTGCCCATATCCAGACCTTGCTGCTGACCTTTTTCTATCGCTATATGCGCCCGCTAGTCGAGGCTGGCCGCGTCTATATCGCCCTGCCGCCTCTCTACAAGATGTCCAAGGGCAAGGGCAAGAGCGAAGTCGTCGAGTATGCCTGGACCGATGGTGAGCTGGATGACCTGCGCCGCAAGTTTGGCAAGGGAGCTATGCTTCAGCGCTACAAGGGGCTCGGTGAAATGAACGCCGACCAACTCTGGGAGACAACCATGAATCCCGACACTCGCACCCTCATCCGTGTCACCATCGAAGACCTGGCTCGCGCCGAACGCCGCGTCAATGTCCTCATGGGCGACAAGGTCGAACCACGCCGCAAGTGGATTGAGGATAATGTCAAGTTTACGCTTGAGGAAGTAACAGTATTTTAA
- a CDS encoding aminoglycoside 6-adenylyltransferase: MRTETEMFDVILQTAKVLQVDAVAMSGSRTNPNAPRDEFQDYDVVYIVEDLDGLIADLAWLEGFGKRMIEQHVLLDHRRLYLMLFGDGNRIDLTLCPKEYIKEWVDSEADFTVLDDPQGLFAPHAPTPKRYWTAPASATDFDKSCNEFWWVSAYVVKGIHRNHLVYATDHLYGICQQELLKLFAWQVAADKGTVDVGKNYKYLFHYLPSEKEKEFTALLDFSDQKSLTKSFLATMHFFHKEAQAFSLKTGFHYDKVTAEKMIEYAEARLPNY, encoded by the coding sequence ATGAGAACTGAAACCGAGATGTTTGATGTGATTTTGCAAACCGCAAAAGTGCTACAAGTTGACGCTGTCGCTATGTCTGGCTCGCGGACAAATCCAAATGCTCCCAGAGACGAGTTCCAAGACTATGATGTAGTCTACATTGTGGAGGATTTGGATGGTCTAATAGCCGACCTTGCTTGGTTGGAAGGATTTGGCAAGCGCATGATTGAGCAGCATGTCCTACTAGACCATCGCCGCCTCTATCTCATGCTCTTTGGAGATGGCAATAGGATAGATTTGACTCTTTGTCCTAAGGAATACATCAAAGAGTGGGTGGATAGCGAAGCGGATTTCACGGTGTTGGATGACCCGCAGGGGCTGTTTGCTCCTCACGCACCGACACCCAAGCGCTATTGGACGGCACCAGCCAGTGCGACTGACTTTGACAAATCCTGTAATGAATTCTGGTGGGTCTCAGCCTATGTGGTCAAGGGCATTCATCGAAACCACCTGGTCTATGCGACGGATCATCTGTATGGAATCTGTCAGCAAGAATTGCTCAAGCTTTTTGCTTGGCAAGTGGCAGCGGATAAGGGAACTGTCGATGTTGGCAAGAACTACAAGTACCTCTTTCATTATTTGCCTTCTGAGAAAGAGAAAGAATTTACAGCCTTACTTGACTTTTCTGACCAGAAAAGCCTCACCAAGTCTTTCTTAGCTACTATGCACTTTTTCCACAAGGAAGCACAAGCCTTCTCTCTCAAAACTGGCTTCCACTATGACAAAGTAACTGCAGAGAAGATGATTGAGTATGCTGAGGCAAGACTTCCCAATTACTGA
- the nt5e gene encoding cell surface ecto-5'-nucleotidase Nt5e, whose product MKKKFFILPVLSTVLLAPAFLAHQVSAEEAQASPEPATTELTNQPAAETASEAQLTAPAASAEEKPADSQNTAAPAGPAATEAAAAPAQSENLPEATILHTNDVHGRIVEEKGVIGDAKLATVIKEERAKNPKVLVVDAGDAFQGLPISNSSKGEERAKILNEIGYDAMAVGNHEFDFGLDEAKKYKEILKFPLLSSNTYANNARVFQASTIVDKDPAVEGDEFVVIGVTTPETSTKTHPKNIQGVTFTDPITEVNRVIDEIEARAAAEGKNYKNYVVLAHLGVDTTTPTEWRGSTLAEALSKNPKLKGKRVTVIDGHSHTVESTTYGDNVTYNQTGSYLHNIGKVTFKANQLLGNPQQISAETAKKVAPDPVVADMVSKIKARYDADNAKVIVANSPVELNGDRENVRVRETNLGNVVADALYDYGQTGFANKTDLAVTNGGGLRETIAKDKPITKGDVIAVLPFGNTISQIKVTGQNIADMFAKSLGSILQEKDGKPVLDENGQPLLEPSGGYLQISGAKVYYDTTLTANQRVLHIEIKNKETGVYEPLDPNKTYYLTTNDFLAAGGDGYTMLGGPREEGPSMDVAFADYLAKADLTAYAVINPNSRAISISSTKDTDGDGYKDIEEIKQGTDPANAASYPAGSKAVDPGKQAAPLVNTPNQTKQVAVHVAKTFTKDPAAKELPQTGSESTVALSLVGMVLGFFGLAGIKKSHKED is encoded by the coding sequence ATGAAGAAGAAATTTTTCATCTTACCTGTTCTATCAACAGTGCTTTTGGCACCTGCTTTTTTGGCTCATCAAGTCTCTGCAGAAGAGGCACAGGCTAGTCCAGAGCCGGCAACGACTGAGTTGACCAATCAGCCAGCTGCTGAGACAGCTTCTGAAGCGCAACTAACTGCTCCAGCAGCTTCAGCAGAAGAAAAGCCAGCAGATAGTCAGAATACAGCTGCTCCAGCTGGTCCAGCTGCGACAGAAGCCGCTGCAGCACCAGCCCAGTCAGAAAATCTACCAGAGGCTACGATTCTCCATACTAACGATGTGCATGGTCGCATCGTAGAGGAAAAAGGCGTTATCGGTGATGCTAAGCTGGCAACTGTCATCAAGGAAGAGCGCGCTAAAAATCCTAAAGTGCTAGTTGTGGATGCGGGTGATGCCTTCCAGGGTCTGCCAATTTCCAATAGTTCAAAAGGGGAGGAACGTGCGAAAATCCTCAATGAAATTGGCTACGATGCTATGGCAGTCGGGAACCATGAGTTTGACTTTGGTCTAGATGAGGCAAAGAAATACAAGGAAATTCTTAAATTCCCACTTCTCAGCTCCAATACCTACGCTAATAATGCTCGAGTTTTCCAAGCCTCTACCATTGTAGACAAGGACCCAGCGGTTGAGGGAGATGAGTTTGTGGTAATCGGTGTGACAACACCAGAAACTTCTACAAAAACTCACCCTAAAAACATCCAAGGTGTGACCTTCACTGATCCAATCACAGAAGTTAATCGGGTTATTGACGAAATTGAAGCACGCGCAGCGGCAGAAGGAAAGAACTACAAAAACTACGTTGTTTTGGCTCACTTAGGTGTTGACACGACCACACCGACTGAGTGGCGCGGCTCAACATTGGCTGAAGCCCTTTCTAAAAATCCTAAGCTCAAAGGTAAGCGTGTAACCGTTATTGACGGCCACTCCCACACAGTAGAGTCTACCACTTATGGTGATAATGTAACTTACAACCAGACCGGTAGCTATCTACACAATATCGGAAAAGTGACTTTCAAGGCCAATCAGCTTCTGGGAAATCCTCAGCAAATCTCTGCTGAAACAGCTAAAAAAGTCGCTCCAGACCCAGTTGTAGCAGACATGGTCAGCAAGATTAAAGCTAGGTACGACGCAGATAATGCCAAGGTTATTGTGGCAAACAGTCCTGTAGAGCTTAATGGTGACCGTGAAAATGTCCGTGTTCGGGAAACCAATCTGGGTAATGTTGTAGCCGATGCTCTCTACGATTATGGTCAAACTGGCTTTGCCAATAAAACAGACCTGGCTGTTACTAACGGCGGTGGCCTGCGTGAAACTATTGCTAAAGACAAGCCAATCACCAAGGGAGATGTCATCGCCGTATTGCCTTTCGGGAACACTATTTCGCAAATCAAGGTAACTGGTCAAAACATCGCAGATATGTTTGCCAAATCTCTGGGCTCTATTCTTCAGGAAAAAGATGGCAAGCCTGTGCTGGATGAGAACGGACAACCCTTGCTAGAACCAAGCGGTGGTTACCTGCAAATCTCTGGGGCTAAAGTCTACTACGACACGACTCTGACAGCTAATCAGCGTGTCCTCCACATTGAGATTAAGAACAAAGAAACGGGTGTTTATGAGCCTCTTGATCCAAATAAGACCTACTATCTGACGACCAATGACTTCTTGGCTGCTGGTGGGGATGGCTATACCATGCTGGGTGGCCCTCGCGAGGAAGGACCATCTATGGATGTGGCCTTCGCAGACTATCTGGCAAAAGCTGATTTGACAGCCTATGCGGTTATCAATCCAAACTCACGCGCTATCTCTATTTCATCCACTAAGGATACAGATGGTGATGGCTACAAAGATATTGAAGAAATCAAGCAAGGAACGGATCCGGCTAATGCGGCTTCCTACCCAGCTGGCTCCAAAGCAGTTGATCCTGGAAAACAGGCAGCGCCACTGGTTAACACGCCAAATCAAACCAAGCAAGTAGCAGTTCATGTTGCCAAGACCTTCACTAAGGATCCTGCAGCTAAAGAACTGCCACAGACAGGCAGCGAATCAACAGTTGCCCTGAGCTTAGTTGGTATGGTTTTAGGATTCTTTGGATTGGCAGGAATCAAGAAAAGTCACAAAGAAGACTAG
- a CDS encoding DNA cytosine methyltransferase — protein sequence MKVIELFAGAGGLALGIERAGFESIGLIEFDKAASETLKSNRPDWNVIHEDIEKISPLNLEELFNIRKGELDLLSGGAPCQSFSYAGNRLGLEDARGTLFYHYAVFLDKLQPKMFLFENVRGLVTHDKGRTFRTIMEIFEAEGYTVQWRVLNAWDYGVAQKRERMIMVGIRNDLTDKITFEYPEPHDYKPVLKDILLDCPSSVGAQYSDYKKKIFELVPPGGYWRDIPENIAKEYMKSTWDMGGGRTGILRRMSLDEPSLTVLTSPTQKQTERCHPLESRPFTVRENARIQSFPDDWEFQGSVGNQYKQVGNAVPVNLAYEVGKKIRESLEML from the coding sequence TTGAAAGTCATAGAATTATTTGCAGGTGCTGGAGGTCTTGCGCTAGGTATTGAAAGAGCAGGCTTTGAGTCTATTGGTTTAATTGAATTTGATAAAGCTGCATCTGAAACATTAAAGAGTAATAGACCTGATTGGAATGTTATTCATGAGGATATTGAAAAAATTTCTCCCTTAAATTTAGAAGAATTATTCAATATAAGAAAAGGGGAGCTAGATTTACTCAGTGGAGGCGCACCATGTCAATCTTTTTCTTATGCAGGAAATCGTCTAGGACTTGAAGATGCCCGTGGCACTTTGTTTTATCACTATGCTGTATTTTTAGATAAACTACAACCCAAAATGTTTTTATTTGAAAACGTAAGAGGATTAGTTACACATGATAAAGGTAGAACATTTAGAACGATTATGGAAATTTTTGAGGCAGAAGGATATACTGTGCAATGGCGAGTGTTGAATGCTTGGGATTATGGTGTTGCTCAAAAACGTGAACGTATGATTATGGTTGGAATTAGAAATGACTTAACTGACAAAATAACTTTCGAGTATCCAGAACCTCATGATTATAAACCAGTGTTAAAGGATATTCTATTAGATTGTCCATCAAGTGTTGGTGCTCAATATTCAGATTATAAGAAAAAGATTTTTGAACTTGTACCACCTGGAGGTTATTGGAGAGACATTCCTGAAAATATTGCTAAAGAGTATATGAAATCTACTTGGGATATGGGAGGTGGAAGAACCGGGATTCTAAGACGAATGAGTTTGGATGAACCTTCTCTTACAGTTCTAACTTCACCAACTCAAAAACAAACCGAACGGTGTCATCCATTAGAATCTCGCCCATTTACTGTTAGAGAAAATGCTCGGATTCAAAGTTTCCCAGATGATTGGGAGTTTCAAGGTAGTGTTGGAAATCAATATAAACAAGTAGGTAATGCTGTTCCAGTTAATCTTGCTTATGAAGTAGGAAAAAAAATAAGAGAAAGTTTGGAGATGTTATGA
- a CDS encoding GNAT family N-acetyltransferase produces MLTTFLAEIIIDKSHRRKGLGQQLIEEIHKKYPLTRIELISEADGFYRAVGFKPVGTGFRKSE; encoded by the coding sequence GTGCTGACGACCTTTTTAGCTGAAATAATTATTGATAAATCCCACCGCAGAAAAGGACTGGGACAGCAGCTGATTGAGGAGATCCACAAAAAATATCCTTTGACACGGATTGAATTAATATCTGAAGCAGATGGATTTTATCGGGCAGTAGGTTTTAAGCCTGTTGGTACAGGATTTAGAAAATCTGAATGA
- a CDS encoding GNAT family N-acetyltransferase yields MTILETDRLILRDLQESDLPALIAMNQDSDVMQYFPKPYSQAESLRLYQGIQDEVKAYGYSLWAVEEKSSQEFIGLVGLHHSDLQIFAGKEAVEIGWRLRKEFWNRAYATEAAQTCLDFAFQQAGLSEVYSFTSLLNLPSQKVMQKLGMEFVKEFDNEKVPADSPLYRHVLYRIKSFH; encoded by the coding sequence ATGACTATTCTTGAAACAGACCGTCTCATCTTGCGAGACTTGCAGGAATCTGATTTGCCGGCTTTGATTGCTATGAATCAGGATTCGGATGTCATGCAGTATTTCCCAAAGCCATATAGTCAAGCGGAGTCCTTGCGGCTTTATCAGGGTATTCAAGATGAAGTTAAAGCTTATGGCTACAGTCTTTGGGCTGTTGAAGAAAAGTCCAGTCAGGAGTTTATCGGCTTGGTAGGTCTGCACCATTCGGATTTACAGATTTTCGCTGGAAAAGAAGCAGTAGAAATCGGCTGGCGTCTGCGAAAAGAGTTTTGGAATCGTGCTTATGCGACGGAGGCTGCCCAAACCTGTCTAGACTTTGCTTTTCAGCAAGCTGGCTTGTCAGAAGTTTACTCTTTTACATCCTTACTCAATCTTCCTTCGCAAAAAGTCATGCAAAAGCTAGGCATGGAATTTGTCAAAGAATTTGATAATGAAAAAGTTCCAGCAGACAGTCCCCTTTATAGACATGTCCTCTACAGAATCAAGAGTTTTCACTAA
- a CDS encoding Eco47II family restriction endonuclease gives MTWPLNFISEKDFYNHVKATIEKYGKKLQSFDLKRFNKNIIDPIKLIFDKTVYHNSWDEIIKSEIFRQRDKSNNNDIGYFHQKIFRYIEYCKVPKEGWDVIYKNPKGTTLPDGSIVSSIYVEMKNKHNTMNAASSGKTFIKMQNQILKDDDCACFLVEAIAKKSQNIKWEPKVDGKKMGHKFIRRVSLDQFYALVTGQDDAFYQMCMILPEVIKNVVSELEDSTTPCDTVFEEIIINSEKENAETEELAISMAIYMLGFPTYLGFDNK, from the coding sequence ATGACTTGGCCGTTAAATTTTATCAGCGAAAAAGATTTTTATAATCATGTTAAAGCAACTATTGAAAAGTACGGAAAAAAGTTGCAATCATTTGATTTGAAACGTTTTAATAAAAATATCATTGATCCGATTAAATTGATTTTTGATAAAACTGTTTATCATAATTCATGGGATGAAATTATCAAAAGTGAAATTTTTCGTCAGCGTGATAAATCAAATAATAATGACATAGGTTATTTCCACCAAAAGATTTTCCGATATATAGAATATTGTAAAGTACCTAAAGAGGGATGGGACGTTATTTATAAAAATCCTAAAGGTACTACATTGCCAGATGGCTCAATTGTTAGTTCGATTTATGTTGAAATGAAAAATAAACATAATACGATGAATGCTGCTTCGTCTGGAAAAACGTTCATTAAGATGCAAAACCAAATTTTAAAAGATGATGATTGCGCTTGTTTTCTTGTAGAAGCTATTGCAAAAAAATCGCAAAATATTAAATGGGAACCTAAAGTAGACGGTAAGAAGATGGGACACAAATTTATACGTCGAGTCAGTCTTGACCAATTTTATGCTTTAGTTACAGGTCAAGATGATGCTTTCTACCAAATGTGTATGATTTTGCCAGAAGTTATTAAAAATGTTGTTTCAGAACTTGAAGATTCTACAACTCCATGTGATACAGTCTTTGAAGAAATTATTATCAATTCAGAAAAAGAAAATGCTGAAACAGAAGAATTAGCAATTTCTATGGCAATTTATATGTTAGGATTTCCAACTTATTTAGGATTTGATAATAAGTAA
- the fic gene encoding protein adenylyltransferase Fic translates to MTLDNKLGLTDSLELAKMEEKISKTRAKELFEEQLLDDKAAGTYATLAFIHAFLFEEIYDFAGRIRTVNLSKGNFRFAPVMYLAASLENVDRMPQQTFDQIVEKYVELNIAHPFREGNGRSMRLWLDHLLKAELGQVVDWSQVDKEDYLLAMERSPIRDTEIKHVLKQALTKDIHNRNLYMKGIDHSYYYEGYSLYKAEEL, encoded by the coding sequence ATGACGCTTGACAATAAACTGGGTCTGACGGATTCGCTTGAACTAGCCAAGATGGAAGAAAAAATCAGCAAGACCCGAGCTAAAGAGCTTTTTGAAGAGCAGCTTCTGGACGATAAAGCAGCTGGCACCTATGCCACTCTGGCCTTTATTCATGCTTTCTTGTTTGAAGAAATTTATGACTTCGCTGGCCGGATTCGGACAGTCAATCTCTCCAAAGGGAATTTTCGCTTTGCGCCTGTCATGTATCTGGCAGCTTCCTTGGAAAATGTTGACCGCATGCCTCAGCAGACCTTTGATCAGATTGTCGAAAAGTATGTGGAGCTAAATATTGCCCATCCTTTCCGCGAGGGAAATGGTAGGAGCATGAGGCTTTGGCTGGACCACCTACTAAAGGCTGAGCTGGGGCAAGTCGTGGACTGGTCTCAAGTAGATAAGGAAGATTACCTTTTGGCTATGGAGCGCAGCCCCATTCGAGATACAGAAATCAAGCATGTCCTCAAGCAAGCCCTCACAAAGGACATTCATAACCGCAACCTCTATATGAAGGGCATTGACCATAGTTACTACTATGAAGGCTATAGCCTATATAAAGCTGAGGAGTTGTGA
- the plsY gene encoding glycerol-3-phosphate 1-O-acyltransferase PlsY, whose amino-acid sequence MMNTIIGLILAYLLGSIPTGLWIGQIFFKKNLREYGSGNTGTTNTFRILGKTAGTATFAIDFLKGTAATLLPFFLHIEGVSPLIFGLLAVIGHTFPIFAGFKGGKAVATSAGVVLGFSPAFFIYLIVIFASILYLGSMISLASVLSAVIAILSALLFPLVGFILPNYDLFFTLIIIALALIIILRHKDNIQRIKQKKENLIPWGLNITHQNPEAKK is encoded by the coding sequence ATGATGAACACGATAATTGGATTAATACTAGCATACTTACTGGGCTCTATTCCGACTGGACTTTGGATTGGGCAAATTTTCTTTAAAAAGAACCTGAGAGAATACGGCAGCGGCAATACCGGAACGACCAATACTTTCCGAATTTTGGGAAAGACCGCGGGAACGGCTACTTTTGCTATCGACTTTCTCAAAGGAACTGCAGCGACCCTGCTGCCTTTCTTTTTGCATATTGAGGGAGTTTCGCCGCTTATCTTTGGCCTCTTGGCTGTGATTGGCCATACTTTTCCTATCTTTGCTGGCTTTAAGGGCGGCAAGGCTGTGGCAACCAGTGCAGGGGTTGTTCTGGGCTTCTCACCAGCCTTCTTTATTTATCTGATTGTTATCTTTGCCAGCATCCTTTATCTGGGAAGTATGATTTCTCTGGCAAGTGTGCTTTCGGCAGTTATCGCCATCCTGTCGGCGCTGCTTTTTCCTCTAGTCGGCTTTATCCTGCCCAACTATGACCTCTTCTTCACTCTGATTATCATTGCGCTAGCCTTGATTATTATCCTCCGGCACAAGGACAATATCCAACGTATAAAGCAGAAAAAAGAAAACTTAATCCCTTGGGGCTTGAATATCACACATCAAAATCCTGAGGCTAAGAAATAA